A single genomic interval of Methyloceanibacter caenitepidi harbors:
- a CDS encoding thioredoxin family protein: protein MSRRILSHCLSLPGAFLLVGLSLIVAGPTVAQAPGVTEESFTAEVIEASKHTAVFVNLYAVWCRPCRPLFQKLETAAAGQDGRVKLVSLDIDSNPRTVEAILMMLDQQDIKRPPNMQIPAVVAFRDGKPMGLMIGAHYDIEALREFFDKNTGS, encoded by the coding sequence ATGTCCCGTCGCATTCTCAGTCACTGTCTTTCGTTGCCGGGCGCCTTTCTGCTGGTCGGGCTGTCGCTTATCGTGGCGGGCCCCACTGTGGCGCAGGCTCCGGGCGTGACCGAGGAGAGCTTCACTGCGGAGGTGATCGAGGCGTCCAAACACACGGCGGTCTTCGTGAATCTCTATGCGGTTTGGTGCCGGCCCTGCCGCCCGTTGTTCCAGAAGCTGGAGACGGCCGCGGCTGGCCAAGATGGGCGCGTCAAGCTCGTCAGTTTGGATATCGATTCAAATCCACGCACGGTGGAGGCGATCCTCATGATGCTTGATCAGCAAGACATCAAGAGACCGCCCAACATGCAGATTCCGGCGGTGGTCGCGTTTCGCGACGGTAAGCCGATGGGGCTCATGATCGGCGCACATTACGACATCGAGGCGCTTCGGGAGTTTTTCGACAAGAACACTGGCTCGTGA
- a CDS encoding Smr/MutS family protein, protein MAKEKSGKVKPSKKGAESGRLEDDAALWARVAETAHPLAKKNRFVDVAMPLKAPARPSPSKQPKAAEVMPTIAPELQPSPGTSAGKVSVTKAFSPKEGLDRQTARKLDKGHLAIDARIDLHGMRQREAHSALRKFLQWARGKDYRHVLVITGKGSLRAEDRSFYDEEARGVLRQAVPRWLSHGDLAPLIVSFSDAPRRLGGEGALYVRLRRADRRR, encoded by the coding sequence ATGGCCAAAGAGAAATCAGGCAAGGTTAAGCCATCAAAGAAGGGTGCGGAGTCCGGCCGTCTCGAGGACGACGCGGCGCTGTGGGCGCGCGTGGCCGAGACCGCCCATCCACTTGCCAAGAAGAACCGTTTCGTCGATGTGGCAATGCCGCTCAAGGCTCCCGCAAGGCCATCGCCGTCAAAACAACCGAAGGCGGCCGAGGTGATGCCCACTATTGCGCCGGAGCTTCAGCCGAGCCCCGGGACCAGCGCCGGCAAAGTCAGCGTCACGAAAGCTTTCTCGCCAAAGGAAGGTCTCGACCGGCAAACCGCGCGCAAGCTCGACAAGGGCCATCTCGCCATCGACGCGCGGATCGATCTGCATGGGATGCGCCAGCGCGAGGCCCATAGCGCCCTGCGGAAATTCCTGCAGTGGGCGCGGGGTAAGGACTATCGCCATGTCCTGGTCATCACCGGCAAGGGGTCGCTGCGCGCCGAGGACAGAAGCTTCTATGACGAAGAAGCGCGGGGCGTGCTGCGCCAGGCGGTGCCGCGTTGGCTGTCCCACGGGGACCTGGCGCCGCTGATCGTAAGCTTTTCGGATGCCCCCCGCCGGCTCGGCGGCGAAGGCGCGCTCTATGTGCGGCTGCGGCGGGCGGACCGCCGGCGCTGA
- the mltA gene encoding murein transglycosylase A, whose product MTGPAYATPCSFAGLDGWAEDDHAAALRALVNSTIRDGVARLQEDEARGYFESAFNAFAAAADTPGFVTGYYEPELRGSMTKSPRFPFPIYGRPPDLVTTIVETHRAAHNESHTGFRLTSDGMVPYFTRAEIEAGALDGRGHVLLYTDDLVDLFFMHVQGSGLVHLDDGSSLRLTYAGKNGHPYTSIARVLVDRGEFEAGGIDMSTLKAWLRADPDRGKALMRLNQSYIFFSVLPGGEAARGPHGAEGVPLTPGRSLAVDPTYIPLGTPVFVTAPDLAGDDGRPFRRLMIAQDVGSAIRGPQRGDIFFGTGEAAGALSGRTRHAARFHVLMRKR is encoded by the coding sequence TTGACCGGCCCCGCTTACGCAACCCCTTGCAGTTTTGCCGGCCTCGACGGTTGGGCGGAGGACGATCACGCAGCGGCCCTGCGCGCCCTCGTGAACTCGACAATACGCGATGGAGTTGCGCGCCTCCAAGAGGACGAGGCCCGAGGGTACTTCGAATCCGCGTTCAATGCTTTTGCGGCAGCCGCCGACACGCCCGGCTTTGTCACCGGCTATTACGAGCCGGAGCTGCGCGGTTCGATGACCAAGTCACCGCGCTTCCCATTCCCGATCTACGGTCGCCCGCCCGACCTTGTCACGACGATTGTAGAGACACACCGCGCGGCCCACAACGAAAGCCACACCGGGTTTCGTCTCACGTCTGACGGTATGGTTCCGTATTTCACGCGCGCCGAAATAGAAGCGGGCGCGCTCGACGGGAGAGGACACGTCCTCCTGTATACGGACGATCTTGTCGACCTCTTCTTCATGCATGTGCAGGGATCGGGTCTCGTTCACCTCGACGACGGCAGTTCGTTGCGCCTCACCTATGCGGGAAAGAACGGCCATCCGTATACGTCCATTGCACGCGTTCTGGTCGATCGCGGCGAGTTTGAGGCCGGCGGCATCGATATGAGTACGCTGAAGGCCTGGCTTCGAGCCGATCCGGACCGTGGCAAGGCGCTCATGCGGCTGAACCAGTCCTATATCTTCTTTTCCGTCCTTCCGGGTGGCGAGGCGGCGCGAGGCCCGCACGGGGCCGAGGGCGTTCCCCTCACGCCGGGCCGCAGTCTCGCGGTGGATCCCACCTATATCCCGCTCGGCACGCCGGTCTTCGTGACGGCCCCGGACCTTGCCGGCGACGACGGGCGGCCCTTCCGCCGTCTGATGATCGCTCAGGACGTAGGCTCGGCGATCCGGGGGCCACAGCGCGGCGACATTTTCTTCGGGACCGGCGAGGCCGCGGGTGCGCTTTCCGGGCGCACGCGCCACGCGGCGCGGTTTCATGTCCTGATGCGGAAGCGTTAA
- a CDS encoding Tim44/TimA family putative adaptor protein, with protein sequence MSEAFDIYTLLFLVLAVVIFIRLRSVLGRRTGNERQPFDPYSRPDAKQGAPEGTVVALPRGRNAEVPVGTDTGPSPEDIEERLERYAKADSPLGKSLTALIKADPGFDPAQFLDGAKMAYEMIVAAFAEGDEKTLKQLLGDDVLEGFSRAIAERDERGETHHTTLVGIDKADMIEAEVKDKQAFVTVKFVSELISVTRDSAGEVVDGDPKKVREVTDIWTFARDTVSRNPNWKLVATEAAN encoded by the coding sequence ATGAGTGAAGCTTTCGACATCTATACATTGCTGTTTCTGGTTCTCGCGGTGGTGATCTTCATCAGGCTGCGCAGCGTGCTCGGACGCAGGACCGGAAACGAGCGGCAGCCCTTCGATCCTTATTCCAGACCCGACGCCAAGCAGGGCGCGCCGGAGGGCACCGTCGTGGCGCTGCCGCGCGGCCGGAACGCCGAGGTTCCTGTCGGTACCGACACCGGCCCTTCGCCCGAGGACATCGAAGAGCGTCTGGAACGCTATGCCAAGGCGGATAGTCCGCTCGGCAAATCGCTGACCGCCTTGATCAAGGCGGACCCAGGGTTCGACCCCGCACAGTTTCTGGATGGCGCCAAGATGGCCTACGAGATGATCGTGGCCGCTTTTGCCGAGGGCGACGAGAAGACACTCAAGCAGCTCCTGGGCGACGACGTTCTGGAGGGCTTCTCCCGCGCGATCGCGGAGCGCGACGAACGCGGCGAGACCCACCACACGACACTGGTGGGCATCGACAAGGCCGACATGATCGAAGCCGAGGTCAAGGACAAGCAGGCCTTCGTCACGGTCAAGTTCGTGAGCGAGCTCATCTCCGTCACGCGCGATTCCGCCGGAGAGGTCGTTGACGGCGATCCGAAGAAGGTGCGCGAGGTTACGGACATCTGGACATTCGCCCGCGATACGGTGTCCCGCAATCCGAACTGGAAGCTCGTGGCCACCGAGGCAGCGAACTAG
- the secB gene encoding protein-export chaperone SecB, giving the protein MAKNDKQSSPKGTNGDGPAGAEGGSQAQLNVLAQYVKDFSFESPGAPQTLQGPGENPQLQVGVNVNAGPRGEDIYEAVVHLEAHAKSDAGVIYNVELDFGGLFRIKNVPENMLQPVLFVDCPTLLFPFVRRVIADVVRDGGFPPLMLDPIDFGRLYAQNLSKGGAADMSQPN; this is encoded by the coding sequence ATGGCCAAGAACGACAAACAGAGTAGCCCGAAAGGCACCAACGGCGACGGCCCGGCGGGCGCGGAAGGCGGCTCTCAGGCCCAACTCAACGTGCTCGCACAGTATGTGAAGGATTTCTCCTTCGAGAGCCCGGGCGCGCCGCAGACGCTGCAGGGCCCCGGCGAGAACCCCCAGCTCCAGGTCGGCGTCAACGTCAATGCCGGTCCGCGGGGCGAGGACATTTACGAGGCCGTGGTCCATCTCGAGGCGCACGCCAAAAGCGACGCGGGCGTCATCTACAACGTCGAACTCGACTTTGGCGGCCTGTTCCGAATCAAGAATGTCCCGGAAAACATGCTGCAGCCGGTCTTGTTCGTGGACTGCCCCACCCTGCTTTTCCCGTTCGTGCGGCGGGTGATCGCGGACGTCGTCCGCGATGGCGGGTTTCCGCCCCTGATGCTCGATCCCATCGACTTCGGCCGCCTCTATGCACAGAACTTGTCGAAGGGCGGCGCAGCCGACATGAGCCAGCCGAACTAG
- the dnaQ gene encoding DNA polymerase III subunit epsilon, translating to MREIILDTETTGLEPKEGHRIVEIGCVELVNSIPTGRTWHCYLNPERDMPEQAFAVHGLSTEFLGDKPLFADKADEFLEFVESARLVIHNAKFDFGFLNAELGWASKPLLTWDRIVDTLALARRRHPGSPASLDALCRRYGIDLSGRDLHGALLDCRLLAAVYVELVGGKQARLELAGNGAQQADPAGNAVTVAPRAAPLPSRLTAEEREAHRAFVATLGEDAIWHRYE from the coding sequence GTGCGCGAGATCATACTCGATACGGAAACGACGGGTCTCGAACCCAAAGAGGGACATCGGATCGTCGAGATCGGCTGCGTGGAGCTGGTCAACTCCATTCCCACGGGCCGGACTTGGCACTGCTATCTGAATCCCGAGCGCGACATGCCTGAACAGGCTTTCGCCGTGCACGGGCTCTCCACCGAGTTCCTCGGTGATAAGCCTCTGTTCGCGGACAAGGCCGACGAGTTCCTGGAATTCGTCGAAAGCGCGAGGCTCGTCATTCACAATGCGAAGTTCGACTTCGGCTTCTTGAACGCGGAGCTCGGCTGGGCGTCCAAGCCGCTCCTGACCTGGGACAGAATCGTGGACACGCTGGCGCTGGCGCGGCGGCGCCATCCTGGATCGCCGGCAAGTCTCGATGCTCTGTGCCGCCGCTATGGCATCGACCTCAGCGGGCGCGATCTCCACGGCGCGCTCCTGGACTGCCGTCTGCTGGCCGCCGTCTACGTGGAACTCGTCGGCGGAAAGCAGGCGCGGCTGGAGCTGGCCGGAAACGGAGCGCAGCAGGCCGATCCGGCGGGCAATGCCGTCACGGTCGCCCCGCGCGCGGCGCCGCTGCCCTCGCGCCTGACGGCAGAGGAACGCGAAGCCCATCGCGCCTTCGTCGCCACGTTGGGCGAAGACGCGATCTGGCACCGCTACGAGTGA
- the coaE gene encoding dephospho-CoA kinase (Dephospho-CoA kinase (CoaE) performs the final step in coenzyme A biosynthesis.) — protein sequence MLVIGLTGGIGMGKSSAAAHFRRHGVPVFDADDYVHQLYEGEAVPLIEDAFPGTTRDGRVDRTLLAKEVAGRPDRLKQLEEIVHPLVVQAEIDFLCDQEDAGVPMAVLEIPLLFETGAETRVDVTVAVSAPEDVQRQRVLERLGMTAEKFEALRARQLDDADRRARADHGLDSGSSLENLQAQLDVLIESLKLQDGSVMERLRAQRH from the coding sequence ATGCTGGTCATCGGGCTCACGGGCGGGATTGGCATGGGAAAAAGCTCAGCAGCCGCTCATTTCAGGCGCCATGGTGTGCCCGTCTTCGACGCCGACGACTATGTGCACCAGCTCTACGAGGGCGAGGCCGTGCCTTTGATCGAGGACGCCTTTCCGGGGACCACCCGCGACGGTCGGGTCGACCGTACGCTCCTGGCCAAGGAAGTAGCCGGGCGTCCAGATCGGCTCAAGCAACTGGAGGAGATCGTCCATCCGCTGGTGGTGCAGGCGGAGATCGACTTTCTCTGCGACCAAGAAGACGCCGGCGTGCCCATGGCGGTTCTGGAAATACCGCTACTGTTCGAAACGGGCGCCGAGACCCGCGTCGACGTCACGGTTGCCGTCAGCGCGCCCGAAGATGTGCAGCGGCAGCGCGTGCTGGAACGGCTAGGCATGACAGCCGAGAAGTTCGAAGCGCTGCGAGCGCGGCAGCTCGACGATGCGGACCGGCGCGCGCGGGCCGATCACGGGCTTGACAGCGGTTCCAGCTTGGAAAACCTGCAGGCGCAACTCGATGTGCTGATCGAATCGCTTAAGCTACAGGACGGAAGCGTTATGGAGCGCCTGCGCGCTCAGCGTCACTAG
- a CDS encoding shikimate dehydrogenase — translation MSTAPRACVIGWPVEHSRSPAIHGYWLAHYGIDGAYTKEAVPPENFPAFLSTLSEHGYVGANVTLPHKEAALRTVDDADPAARAIGAVNTVWVDERGMLHGANTDAYGFMTNLDACAPEWREGYDVAMVLGAGGAARAILHGLIEAGVPRILLTNRTIAKADTLARDFGDSVQVVPWEDKDSALSACRLLVNTTSLGMAGQAPLDIMVSALPADAVVADIVYVPLETPLLAAARARGLTGVDGLGMLLHQAVPGFERWFGVRPEVTPDLRALVVATLEAG, via the coding sequence ATGAGTACGGCACCGCGCGCCTGTGTGATCGGCTGGCCGGTGGAGCACTCCCGCTCGCCGGCGATCCACGGCTATTGGCTCGCCCATTACGGCATCGACGGCGCCTACACCAAAGAGGCCGTTCCGCCGGAGAACTTCCCTGCTTTTTTGAGCACCCTCTCGGAGCACGGCTATGTGGGCGCGAACGTCACGCTGCCGCATAAGGAAGCCGCGTTGCGTACGGTTGATGACGCCGACCCGGCCGCCCGGGCGATCGGCGCCGTCAATACCGTGTGGGTCGATGAGCGCGGCATGCTCCACGGCGCCAACACGGACGCCTATGGCTTCATGACCAACCTCGATGCGTGCGCGCCCGAATGGCGTGAGGGCTACGACGTTGCCATGGTGCTGGGCGCTGGGGGCGCCGCGCGGGCAATCCTTCATGGCCTGATCGAGGCTGGCGTTCCCCGGATCCTCTTGACGAATCGCACGATTGCGAAGGCGGATACACTGGCCCGGGACTTCGGCGATTCCGTCCAGGTCGTTCCCTGGGAGGACAAGGACTCGGCGTTGTCCGCGTGCCGCCTCCTGGTCAACACGACGAGCCTCGGGATGGCGGGCCAAGCCCCGCTCGACATCATGGTGTCGGCCCTTCCCGCGGACGCCGTGGTGGCGGACATTGTTTATGTACCCCTGGAGACGCCCTTGTTGGCCGCGGCCCGCGCGCGCGGGCTGACCGGCGTGGACGGGTTGGGCATGCTACTGCACCAGGCCGTGCCCGGCTTCGAGCGCTGGTTCGGCGTTCGGCCCGAGGTGACCCCCGATCTGCGTGCCCTCGTGGTCGCCACGTTGGAGGCGGGCTGA
- a CDS encoding Maf family nucleotide pyrophosphatase, translating into MTNFLQEGRPPLVLASASATRRKLLEGAGLTFSTKGSELDEAAMRTAIGLEGTVEPSDVAEVLARAKAEDVSAQVGDAFVIGGDQVMAADGKIYGKPHSMEDARARLLDLSGKSHQLHTAVVVATGGATVWAHTDVATLTMRRLSPEFVGRYLAAAGQGVMGSVGAYQIESLGIQLFEKIEGDFFSILGLPLLPLLDALRREAVIEG; encoded by the coding sequence ATGACGAACTTTCTCCAAGAGGGTCGCCCGCCCTTGGTCCTCGCCTCCGCTAGCGCCACGCGGCGCAAGCTTCTCGAGGGCGCAGGCCTCACCTTCAGCACGAAAGGCTCGGAACTCGACGAGGCTGCGATGCGCACGGCCATTGGTCTCGAAGGCACGGTGGAGCCGAGTGACGTGGCCGAGGTTCTGGCGCGCGCCAAGGCCGAGGACGTGAGCGCGCAAGTTGGCGATGCGTTCGTGATCGGCGGAGACCAGGTGATGGCCGCCGACGGCAAGATTTACGGGAAGCCGCATTCGATGGAGGATGCAAGGGCCCGGCTTCTCGACCTCAGCGGCAAGAGCCACCAGTTGCACACCGCTGTTGTCGTCGCGACCGGTGGCGCCACGGTCTGGGCCCACACGGATGTCGCGACCCTGACAATGCGGCGTCTATCGCCGGAATTCGTCGGGCGCTATCTCGCTGCCGCGGGCCAAGGCGTGATGGGTTCGGTCGGCGCCTACCAGATCGAATCGCTCGGTATCCAGCTCTTCGAAAAGATCGAAGGCGACTTCTTCTCGATCCTAGGCTTGCCGCTACTCCCGCTCCTCGATGCGCTGCGGCGCGAGGCGGTTATTGAGGGATGA
- a CDS encoding pyruvate, water dikinase regulatory protein: MDIQQRTFHLHMISDATGETLVTIARAVGVQYAAARAIEHLHPLVRSERELERVLREVEAAPGIVLYTLFNRDLAEKLEQACKGLNVPYVAPLLNVLQIFESYLGMASTPMVGGQHQLNADYFRRIEALNFTMMHDDGHLPDNLDDADIILLGISRTSKTPTSIYLANRGLKTANVPLVPGVPVPPQLEQETKAFVVALVASPERISQVRHNRVIEQAHGHLDDYVDRDAIAAEIAQTRQLCARHGWPIIDVTRRSIEETAAAIIRLYDDRDAPALDT, translated from the coding sequence ATGGATATCCAACAGCGCACCTTTCATCTTCACATGATCTCCGACGCCACCGGCGAGACGCTCGTGACGATCGCGCGGGCCGTGGGAGTGCAATACGCAGCGGCCCGGGCGATCGAACATCTGCACCCGCTCGTGCGCAGCGAGCGCGAGCTCGAACGCGTGCTGCGAGAGGTCGAGGCGGCGCCGGGCATCGTCCTCTACACGCTGTTCAATCGTGACCTCGCCGAGAAGCTCGAGCAGGCCTGCAAAGGCTTGAACGTTCCCTACGTGGCGCCGCTGCTGAACGTGCTTCAGATTTTCGAATCCTATTTGGGTATGGCCTCCACGCCCATGGTCGGCGGACAGCACCAGCTCAACGCGGACTATTTCCGCCGTATCGAGGCGCTGAACTTCACCATGATGCACGATGATGGGCATTTGCCGGACAATCTGGACGATGCCGACATCATCCTGCTGGGCATCAGCCGTACATCGAAGACGCCGACGAGTATCTATCTCGCAAACCGCGGACTGAAGACCGCCAATGTCCCGCTCGTGCCGGGCGTACCCGTCCCGCCGCAGCTCGAACAAGAGACCAAAGCCTTCGTGGTCGCCCTGGTCGCGAGTCCGGAGCGAATCTCCCAAGTGCGCCACAACCGGGTCATCGAACAGGCCCACGGGCATTTGGACGACTATGTGGATCGTGACGCCATCGCCGCCGAGATCGCGCAAACGCGCCAGCTTTGCGCGCGCCACGGTTGGCCCATCATCGATGTGACGCGCCGGTCGATCGAAGAAACCGCGGCAGCGATCATCCGGCTTTATGACGATCGCGACGCACCGGCCCTCGACACATGA
- the hemE gene encoding uroporphyrinogen decarboxylase, protein MSFPDSPFLSVLSGQTCSPPPMWLMRQAGRYLPEYREVRKTVPSFLDLCLTPKLAAEVTLQPLRRFPFDASIVFSDILIVPFALGQSVTFVEGEGPKLDPIRDAAALSKLDPEAAPEKLSPVYETVERVVAGLPDGVPLIGFCGAPWTVATYMVEGAGSKDQARARALSYEDPPLFRALIDTIVETSTTYLLGQVAAGCRALQIFDSWSGSLPEDAFARWCIAPTREIVERVKAQAPDIPIIGFPRGAGPSAVRYAEETGIDAVGCDTSLPVGWIRDALQTLVPVQGNLDPVLLVAGGPQLDARVHEILEALGDRPFIFNLGHGILPETPIENVDRLVRLVNGEWAG, encoded by the coding sequence ATGTCTTTTCCCGACTCTCCCTTTCTGTCCGTCTTGAGCGGTCAGACCTGCTCGCCTCCCCCCATGTGGCTGATGCGCCAGGCGGGCCGCTACCTGCCCGAGTACCGGGAGGTCCGGAAAACGGTCCCCTCGTTCCTGGATTTGTGCCTGACACCGAAATTGGCGGCCGAGGTCACGCTCCAGCCCCTGCGCCGGTTTCCCTTCGATGCCTCGATCGTCTTCTCCGACATTCTGATCGTGCCCTTCGCGCTCGGTCAGTCCGTGACGTTCGTTGAGGGAGAGGGTCCGAAGCTCGATCCCATCCGCGATGCGGCCGCGCTGTCGAAGCTCGATCCTGAAGCGGCCCCTGAGAAGCTCTCGCCGGTCTATGAGACCGTGGAACGGGTGGTGGCCGGGCTGCCGGACGGAGTCCCGCTCATCGGCTTCTGTGGGGCGCCCTGGACCGTTGCCACCTACATGGTCGAAGGGGCGGGCAGCAAGGATCAGGCGCGGGCGCGGGCGCTCTCCTACGAGGACCCCCCGCTGTTCCGGGCGCTGATCGATACGATCGTGGAGACATCGACGACCTATCTGCTGGGGCAGGTCGCGGCCGGGTGCCGCGCGCTCCAGATCTTCGATAGCTGGTCGGGAAGCTTGCCCGAGGATGCTTTCGCCCGCTGGTGCATTGCGCCGACGCGAGAGATCGTGGAGCGGGTGAAGGCGCAAGCCCCGGATATCCCCATTATCGGCTTTCCGCGGGGCGCCGGACCCTCGGCGGTCCGCTACGCCGAAGAAACGGGAATCGACGCGGTCGGGTGCGATACCAGCCTGCCGGTGGGGTGGATCCGCGATGCGCTGCAGACGCTCGTGCCCGTGCAGGGCAACCTCGATCCGGTGCTGTTGGTCGCCGGCGGCCCCCAACTCGATGCGCGTGTCCACGAGATCCTGGAGGCGCTCGGCGACCGGCCGTTCATCTTCAATCTCGGCCATGGCATCCTGCCGGAGACGCCGATTGAGAACGTGGATCGGCTGGTCCGTCTGGTGAATGGCGAGTGGGCCGGATAA
- the hemJ gene encoding protoporphyrinogen oxidase HemJ has translation MFLLYIKAFHIISVIAWMAGVLYLPRLFVYHTLAETGSKQSETFKVMERRLLKAIITPAMIASWIFGLILAYYAVDWAQAGWFHLKLLLVVVLSGFTGSLARWTREFAEDRNTHSQRFYRIANEVPTLLMIVIVILAVVKPF, from the coding sequence ATGTTTTTACTCTACATCAAGGCGTTTCACATCATCTCGGTGATCGCCTGGATGGCAGGCGTCCTCTACCTGCCGCGGCTGTTCGTCTATCACACCTTGGCGGAAACAGGATCGAAGCAGTCCGAGACGTTCAAGGTGATGGAACGGCGGCTCCTGAAGGCGATCATCACGCCGGCGATGATCGCGAGCTGGATATTCGGGTTGATCCTTGCGTATTACGCGGTCGATTGGGCCCAGGCGGGCTGGTTCCACCTCAAGCTTCTCCTGGTCGTGGTGCTTTCGGGTTTCACCGGCTCCCTCGCCCGCTGGACCCGGGAGTTCGCCGAGGATCGCAACACTCACAGCCAGCGCTTCTACAGGATCGCCAACGAGGTCCCGACGCTCCTGATGATCGTCATCGTCATTCTGGCGGTGGTGAAACCCTTTTAG
- the rho gene encoding transcription termination factor Rho, whose product MQEMKLQDLKAKSPTELLSFAEEVEVENANAMRKQELMFAILKQLAAREVDITGQGVVEVLQDGFGFLRSPDSNYLAGPDDIYVSPSQIRRFGLRTGDTVEGQIRSPKEGERYFALLKVNTINFEDPEKQRHKIHFDNLTPLYPDERLEMETEDPTRKDHTGRVIDIVAPIGKGQRGLIVAQPRTGKTVILQNIAHAITANHPECYLIVLLIDERPEEVTDMQRSVKGEVVSSTFDEPAARHVQVAEMVIEKAKRLVEHGRDVVILLDSITRLGRAYNTVVPSSGKVLTGGVDANALQRPKRFFGAARNIEEGGSLTIIATALIDTGSRMDEVIFEEFKGTGNSEVVLDRKVADKRVFPAIDIARSGTRKEELLVDKDQLKKMYVLRRILNPMGTMDAIEFLVDKLKQTKNNAEFFDSMNT is encoded by the coding sequence GTGCAGGAAATGAAGCTGCAAGATTTGAAGGCCAAATCGCCGACGGAGCTTTTGAGCTTCGCCGAGGAGGTCGAAGTCGAGAACGCGAACGCCATGCGCAAGCAGGAACTGATGTTCGCGATCCTGAAACAACTCGCCGCCCGGGAGGTGGACATCACCGGCCAGGGCGTGGTCGAGGTGCTGCAGGACGGATTCGGCTTTCTACGGTCGCCGGATTCGAACTATCTGGCCGGCCCCGACGACATCTACGTTTCGCCCTCGCAGATCCGGCGCTTCGGCCTTCGGACCGGCGACACGGTCGAGGGGCAGATCAGAAGCCCCAAGGAAGGCGAACGCTATTTCGCGCTTCTCAAGGTCAACACGATCAATTTCGAGGACCCGGAGAAGCAGCGCCACAAGATCCATTTCGACAATCTGACGCCGCTCTACCCGGACGAGCGTCTCGAGATGGAGACGGAGGATCCGACGCGGAAGGACCATACTGGACGGGTCATCGACATCGTGGCGCCCATCGGTAAGGGCCAGCGTGGCTTGATCGTGGCGCAGCCGCGCACGGGTAAGACCGTGATTCTCCAGAATATCGCCCACGCGATCACCGCCAATCATCCGGAGTGCTATCTGATCGTGCTCCTGATCGACGAGCGCCCGGAAGAAGTGACGGACATGCAGCGCTCCGTGAAGGGTGAGGTCGTGTCCTCCACCTTCGACGAGCCGGCCGCGCGCCACGTGCAGGTAGCCGAGATGGTGATCGAGAAGGCCAAGCGCCTGGTGGAGCATGGCCGCGATGTGGTTATCCTCTTGGACTCGATCACCCGTTTGGGCCGCGCCTACAACACGGTGGTTCCCTCTTCCGGCAAGGTGCTGACCGGCGGTGTCGACGCGAACGCGCTGCAGCGCCCGAAGCGTTTCTTCGGCGCGGCGCGAAATATCGAAGAAGGCGGTTCGCTGACGATCATCGCCACGGCCCTGATCGACACGGGCAGTCGCATGGACGAAGTCATCTTCGAAGAGTTCAAGGGCACCGGTAACTCCGAAGTCGTGCTCGACCGTAAGGTCGCCGACAAGCGCGTGTTCCCGGCTATCGACATCGCCCGGTCCGGCACCCGAAAAGAGGAGCTGCTGGTCGACAAGGATCAGCTCAAGAAGATGTACGTGCTCCGCCGTATCCTGAACCCCATGGGCACCATGGATGCGATCGAGTTCCTGGTCGACAAGCTGAAGCAGACCAAGAACAACGCCGAGTTCTTCGACTCGATGAATACGTAG